In Methanobacterium paludis, the following proteins share a genomic window:
- the purQ gene encoding phosphoribosylformylglycinamidine synthase subunit PurQ has translation MKVGIIRFPGSNCDRDVFHALELAGAEPDYIWWSQRDLSDFEAVVIPGGFSYGDYLRAGAIAAITPVIEGIKEAVKEDKPVLGICNGAQILAEVGLVPGVFTRNENAKFICNWAELKVKTTRTPFTNMYQKNEVIRMPIAHAEGRYYTEEIEKLHENDQIVLSFESENPNGSIEAVTGVCDEEGLVCAVMPHPERASETILGSDEGLKFFKGIVNY, from the coding sequence ATGAAAGTAGGAATTATAAGATTTCCTGGCTCAAACTGTGATAGAGATGTTTTCCACGCCCTTGAACTTGCAGGTGCAGAACCTGACTACATCTGGTGGAGTCAAAGAGACCTTTCAGACTTTGAAGCCGTCGTTATACCTGGTGGTTTCTCATATGGAGATTATCTACGGGCCGGAGCCATAGCAGCAATAACCCCAGTTATAGAAGGTATCAAAGAGGCTGTTAAAGAAGATAAACCAGTTCTTGGAATCTGTAACGGAGCTCAGATACTCGCAGAGGTTGGACTTGTTCCAGGAGTGTTCACAAGAAACGAAAATGCAAAGTTCATATGTAACTGGGCAGAATTAAAGGTTAAAACAACAAGAACACCCTTCACAAACATGTACCAAAAGAACGAAGTAATAAGAATGCCTATAGCTCATGCTGAAGGTCGTTACTACACAGAAGAAATTGAGAAGCTGCATGAAAACGACCAGATCGTGCTTTCTTTCGAATCAGAAAACCCTAATGGGTCAATAGAAGCTGTAACTGGTGTATGCGATGAGGAAGGGTTAGTGTGTGCAGTCATGCCCCACCCAGAAAGAGCTTCCGAGACTATTCTTGGATCTGATGAGGGTTTAAAATTCTTTAAAGGAATTGTCAATTATTAA
- the purS gene encoding phosphoribosylformylglycinamidine synthase subunit PurS, whose protein sequence is MKYDIEVKISLKKGMLNPEAATIQRALALLDYNVENTDTIDIIKFSLEGENEKFAHQNVDEMCQKLLCNPVIHDYKIKISPKKE, encoded by the coding sequence ATGAAATACGATATTGAGGTTAAAATAAGCCTAAAAAAGGGTATGTTAAACCCGGAAGCAGCCACAATACAGAGGGCTCTGGCTCTTCTGGATTACAACGTTGAAAATACCGACACCATTGACATAATAAAATTCTCACTTGAAGGGGAAAATGAGAAGTTTGCACACCAAAATGTGGATGAGATGTGTCAAAAACTCCTTTGCAACCCCGTAATTCACGATTACAAGATAAAAATAAGCCCCAAAAAGGAATAA
- the purC gene encoding phosphoribosylaminoimidazolesuccinocarboxamide synthase, translated as MNAKVGNLIYKGKAKDVYETDNSEIVIVKFRDDITAGDGAKKENLNKKGFYNSIISAKFFEILEEAGVKTQYIDLLKPGYMLSKKLKMIPIEVITRNIAAGSLLRNFPFKEKQEFEPPIIQMDYKSDEYHDPTLNDDIAVALGLVTIEELNTIREITLKINTVLKDFLKSRGLLFPDFKIEFGHDNQGNVVLGDEISPDSCRFWDIETCDNLDKDLFRKGESGVMDAYIKVASIVLDEKDKKKWNLDI; from the coding sequence ATGAACGCAAAGGTTGGAAATCTTATATATAAGGGTAAAGCAAAGGACGTATACGAAACAGACAACTCTGAAATTGTTATAGTTAAATTCAGAGACGATATAACCGCAGGAGACGGCGCCAAAAAAGAAAACCTCAATAAAAAAGGTTTTTATAATTCTATAATCTCTGCAAAGTTTTTTGAAATCCTTGAAGAAGCCGGAGTTAAAACTCAGTACATAGATCTCTTAAAACCAGGTTACATGCTATCTAAAAAGCTTAAGATGATTCCAATTGAGGTGATAACAAGGAACATCGCTGCAGGAAGTCTGCTTCGAAATTTCCCTTTTAAAGAGAAACAGGAATTTGAGCCTCCGATCATACAGATGGATTATAAAAGTGATGAATACCACGATCCCACACTCAACGATGATATCGCAGTTGCTTTAGGTCTTGTAACAATAGAAGAACTCAACACCATAAGGGAGATCACTTTAAAGATAAACACGGTTTTAAAAGATTTCCTTAAGTCAAGAGGACTTTTATTTCCGGATTTCAAGATTGAATTCGGGCATGATAACCAGGGAAACGTAGTTTTGGGTGATGAAATAAGCCCAGATTCCTGCAGATTTTGGGATATTGAAACTTGTGATAACCTTGACAAAGACCTCTTCAGAAAAGGTGAATCTGGTGTTATGGATGCATATATCAAGGTTGCATCCATTGTACTCGATGAAAAGGACAAGAAAAAGTGGAATTTAGATATCTAA
- the glmS gene encoding glutamine--fructose-6-phosphate transaminase (isomerizing) has translation MCGIVACILNDKEAAPVLLGCVRRLEYRGYDSVGIATSSSEIKIKKDKGKIGEVQKMLDLTDLPGKMGIAHVRWATHGLPTKENAHPHTDCKKRIAVVHNGIIENYRELKDELQEEGHDFKSETDTEVIPHLIERYMDNGADLEEATRLATEDIKGSYAIAVMSMDEPDKIIGVRKESPLIVGTGDGEYFIASDAPAILQHTNRVIYLNDNEMVILNRNGITVKDMDGVVIEKEIDTIDWTPDMAEKGGYDHFMLKEIHEEPDAVKKTIMEVSDIKKVVEKFPKFNRICFVACGTSYHASMIGKYLFEGIVGIPTDVILASEFEFSAGALDEKTLVIFISQSGETADTLKALRTANEKAETLAIVNVLGSTATREADHVLYTRAGPEIGVAATKTYVSQLTCIYLLAICMGQNEKLLEEIHKIPEYMKNALEKEDQIKDIAKKYKDAKDFFFIGRGFSYPTAMEGALKLKEITYIHGEGYAAGELKHGPLALIEDNVPVVAVVPPGESHDRTLGNVQEVKARGASVIALGSCNDAVLRSESNDIIEFEDEIRDLWSPLPYVVPLQLLSYYMSVERGIDPDKPKNLAKCVTVE, from the coding sequence ATGTGTGGAATTGTAGCATGTATACTTAACGATAAAGAAGCAGCACCCGTACTTTTGGGTTGTGTTAGAAGATTAGAGTACAGAGGTTATGACTCAGTTGGCATAGCAACCTCATCATCGGAAATTAAAATTAAAAAGGACAAGGGAAAAATAGGTGAAGTCCAAAAAATGCTTGATCTAACAGATTTACCTGGAAAAATGGGCATAGCGCATGTTAGATGGGCAACCCATGGCTTACCAACCAAAGAAAACGCTCATCCTCACACAGACTGTAAAAAAAGGATAGCAGTTGTTCACAATGGTATAATAGAAAATTACAGGGAATTAAAGGATGAACTTCAGGAAGAAGGGCACGATTTCAAATCAGAAACAGATACAGAAGTTATCCCACATCTAATTGAAAGATACATGGATAACGGGGCAGATTTGGAGGAAGCAACAAGGCTTGCAACTGAGGATATTAAAGGATCCTATGCAATAGCCGTAATGTCCATGGATGAACCGGATAAAATAATTGGTGTTAGGAAGGAGAGCCCACTAATTGTAGGTACAGGAGATGGTGAGTATTTCATAGCATCAGATGCACCTGCAATACTCCAGCACACAAACCGGGTTATATATCTCAACGACAATGAAATGGTAATCCTAAACAGGAACGGTATAACTGTAAAGGACATGGATGGTGTTGTAATTGAGAAAGAGATTGACACGATTGACTGGACTCCGGACATGGCAGAAAAGGGTGGTTACGATCATTTCATGCTCAAAGAGATCCATGAAGAGCCTGATGCTGTTAAAAAGACCATTATGGAAGTTTCAGATATAAAGAAAGTCGTTGAAAAATTCCCCAAGTTCAACAGAATCTGTTTTGTGGCGTGTGGAACATCATACCATGCATCGATGATTGGAAAATATTTATTTGAAGGCATTGTTGGTATTCCAACAGATGTTATACTTGCCTCTGAATTTGAATTCTCGGCAGGGGCTCTTGATGAGAAGACACTTGTGATATTCATAAGCCAGTCTGGTGAGACTGCAGACACCCTCAAAGCCCTGAGAACAGCTAACGAAAAGGCTGAAACCCTTGCAATAGTAAACGTGCTTGGGAGCACAGCTACACGAGAAGCAGATCATGTATTGTATACAAGGGCAGGACCTGAAATAGGGGTTGCAGCAACAAAGACTTATGTAAGCCAACTCACATGTATTTATCTTCTTGCAATTTGTATGGGTCAGAATGAAAAACTTCTAGAGGAGATTCATAAGATTCCTGAGTACATGAAAAATGCACTTGAAAAAGAAGACCAGATAAAGGATATAGCCAAAAAATACAAGGATGCTAAGGATTTCTTCTTCATAGGAAGGGGTTTTTCATATCCAACTGCAATGGAAGGAGCCCTCAAACTTAAGGAGATAACATACATACACGGAGAAGGATACGCTGCAGGAGAACTCAAACATGGGCCATTAGCCCTTATAGAAGATAATGTGCCTGTTGTTGCTGTTGTACCTCCGGGTGAAAGCCATGACCGGACACTGGGCAATGTTCAAGAGGTAAAAGCAAGGGGTGCTAGTGTAATAGCACTGGGTTCGTGTAACGATGCAGTTTTAAGATCTGAATCAAATGATATCATTGAATTTGAGGATGAGATCCGTGATCTATGGTCCCCATTACCATATGTGGTTCCACTGCAACTTTTATCCTATTATATGAGTGTTGAAAGGGGTATAGATCCTGATAAACCTAAAAACCTGGCTAAATGTGTTACAGTTGAATGA
- a CDS encoding helix-turn-helix domain-containing protein: MSNENKIGEKIRQIRESQDISREQLAQASQNSVELIERLESGALVPSLTPLLKIAKALGVRLGTFMDDAPQTGPFVVKAGKSKNIIHFSGKDDTSKESALDFYSLAYGKGDRHMEPFVIDVHPPKTDDYKLLSHEGEEFIYVMNGEIEISYGSESYLISEGDSIYYDSVVPHDLHAYGGKDAKILAVVYAAL; the protein is encoded by the coding sequence ATGTCAAATGAAAACAAAATTGGAGAGAAAATTCGTCAAATAAGGGAAAGTCAGGATATTTCTCGCGAACAACTTGCACAGGCAAGCCAGAACAGTGTTGAACTTATAGAAAGACTTGAAAGCGGGGCACTGGTGCCTTCACTTACACCATTGTTAAAGATCGCAAAGGCTCTTGGTGTTCGTCTGGGAACTTTTATGGACGACGCACCACAAACAGGACCTTTTGTTGTTAAAGCGGGTAAATCAAAAAATATCATACATTTTTCAGGAAAGGATGATACAAGTAAAGAAAGTGCCCTGGACTTTTATTCACTTGCATATGGAAAGGGTGACAGGCACATGGAGCCATTTGTAATTGATGTGCACCCTCCAAAGACGGATGATTACAAATTATTATCCCATGAAGGAGAAGAATTTATATATGTTATGAATGGAGAAATAGAAATTTCATACGGTTCGGAGAGTTATCTGATCTCTGAAGGAGACAGTATCTACTACGACTCTGTGGTGCCCCATGATCTGCATGCCTACGGAGGCAAAGATGCAAAAATCCTTGCAGTGGTGTACGCAGCGCTTTAG
- a CDS encoding acyl-CoA thioesterase, with amino-acid sequence MFKTVVTPRFGDIDGLRHVNNTVLAVWFEQARNPIFRMFTPDLDLSYENWKLIMVRTDFDFLCQMYYEEDVEIRTYVAKIGNTSFTLRHEAWQEGKLKVKGNAVVVHFDFINEKSVPIPDSIRAQLAEHLLPEEEIETMNNK; translated from the coding sequence ATGTTTAAGACAGTAGTAACACCAAGATTCGGTGATATAGATGGACTTCGCCATGTTAACAACACAGTGCTTGCAGTTTGGTTCGAGCAGGCAAGGAACCCCATATTTAGAATGTTTACACCAGACTTGGACCTGAGTTATGAAAACTGGAAGTTAATAATGGTCAGGACAGATTTTGACTTCCTCTGCCAAATGTATTATGAAGAAGATGTGGAGATCAGAACCTACGTTGCAAAAATAGGAAATACCTCTTTTACACTCCGACATGAGGCGTGGCAGGAAGGTAAACTCAAAGTTAAGGGAAATGCGGTAGTTGTGCATTTTGACTTCATAAATGAGAAATCAGTACCAATACCGGATTCAATAAGGGCACAACTTGCTGAGCATCTTTTACCTGAAGAAGAAATTGAAACTATGAACAACAAGTAA
- a CDS encoding AMP-binding protein has translation MLFTEDTIGEFFEKQVEKAPEKDFIVYPDRNLRFTYKEFDERVNLLAKGLLSIGVGKGDHVGIWARNVPDWLTFMFATAKIGVVLVTVNTAYKSHELDYILKQSDMKALAIIDGFRNVDYVDTIHELVPELRTQERGKITSKEYPYLKHVIYIGPEKHRGMYNTNELMLLGKHTPDEELIKVKKTVSNRDVVNMQYTSGTTGFPKGVMLTHRNILNNGFYIGDRQDFTEKDRLCLPVPLFHCFGIVLGVMALLTHGGTLVMLEIFDPLLALAAVHKERCTALYGVPTMFIAELNHPMFDMFDLTSLRTGIMAGSPCPIETMKRVVKDMHMTGITSVYGLTEASPGFTQTSVDDPLEIRVSTVGKKMENCEVKIVDIETGETVGVGEPGEICCRGYNIMKGYYKMPEKTAEVIDEDGWLHSGDVLTQDENGYYTVVGRLKDMIIRGGENVYPREIEEFIHAMPEVRDVQVVGIPDEKYGEIVVAFVIPEDDVDLKEEDVRDHAIEKIARYKVPKHVFIVDEFPLTASGKIQKFKLREQGVELLKKKLEEEPEL, from the coding sequence ATGCTTTTTACAGAGGATACAATAGGCGAATTTTTTGAAAAACAGGTTGAAAAAGCTCCTGAAAAAGATTTCATAGTTTATCCTGACAGAAATCTTAGGTTCACCTACAAAGAGTTTGATGAAAGGGTTAACCTGCTTGCAAAAGGTTTACTCTCTATAGGTGTGGGTAAGGGAGATCACGTCGGTATATGGGCCAGAAACGTACCGGACTGGCTGACATTCATGTTTGCAACAGCCAAAATAGGGGTAGTCCTTGTAACTGTTAACACAGCCTACAAAAGCCATGAACTTGATTACATACTCAAACAATCTGATATGAAAGCTTTAGCAATCATAGATGGTTTTAGAAATGTTGATTATGTTGATACAATCCATGAACTTGTACCTGAGCTTAGAACCCAGGAAAGGGGCAAGATCACAAGTAAAGAATATCCTTACCTGAAGCATGTGATCTACATTGGACCGGAAAAACACAGGGGAATGTACAACACCAACGAGCTCATGCTCCTTGGGAAACACACACCTGATGAAGAACTGATTAAGGTTAAAAAAACCGTCAGCAACCGAGATGTTGTGAACATGCAGTACACTTCAGGAACCACAGGATTTCCAAAGGGTGTGATGCTCACCCACAGAAATATTCTCAACAACGGATTTTACATAGGTGATAGACAGGACTTCACAGAGAAAGATAGACTTTGCCTTCCTGTGCCATTATTTCATTGTTTTGGCATAGTTCTTGGAGTCATGGCACTACTTACCCATGGAGGAACCCTTGTAATGCTTGAAATATTTGACCCGCTCCTTGCACTTGCAGCAGTACATAAAGAGAGGTGTACAGCTTTATACGGCGTTCCAACCATGTTCATAGCAGAGTTAAACCATCCTATGTTTGATATGTTCGACCTCACATCCCTCCGGACAGGTATAATGGCAGGATCACCCTGCCCAATAGAGACAATGAAAAGGGTGGTCAAAGACATGCACATGACTGGTATTACCAGTGTTTATGGTCTTACTGAGGCTTCTCCAGGATTCACACAGACGAGTGTGGACGATCCACTTGAAATTCGAGTCAGTACGGTGGGTAAGAAAATGGAAAACTGTGAAGTTAAGATAGTGGACATTGAAACAGGCGAAACAGTCGGAGTGGGCGAACCAGGGGAGATATGCTGTCGAGGTTACAACATAATGAAGGGATACTACAAAATGCCTGAAAAAACAGCGGAAGTCATAGATGAAGATGGATGGCTCCACAGTGGAGATGTACTTACTCAGGATGAGAATGGATATTATACAGTTGTGGGACGTTTAAAGGATATGATAATCCGTGGAGGAGAGAACGTCTACCCTCGAGAGATAGAAGAATTTATTCATGCCATGCCTGAGGTCAGGGACGTGCAGGTTGTTGGAATACCCGATGAGAAATACGGGGAAATAGTTGTGGCTTTCGTTATTCCTGAAGATGATGTGGATCTAAAAGAAGAGGATGTTAGGGACCATGCTATTGAAAAAATAGCACGTTACAAAGTTCCTAAACATGTTTTTATTGTGGATGAGTTCCCATTGACTGCAAGTGGAAAGATACAGAAGTTCAAACTGAGGGAGCAGGGTGTTGAACTCTTGAAGAAAAAACTGGAAGAAGAACCAGAACTTTAA
- a CDS encoding DUF5814 domain-containing protein — protein MIILRKNKKILELFPIGSSKGAVNTRRKPLFYGYLKLGKDGDQVRPYKFIVKKDPDKEILFPPSEAIKILRKQNVYLIGKDEETEEMLNSLNIPFKRTIMCRHCTFEGYITLIRRDSSYLYHKEYICRLCAEEEIKRELKSRGFDMSTFRNFKRMLDKTGDLKKVLSVLNPNFNPVKNPDLTLYDKIITGKDSDIPKVSMDELKIPDKLKGVMKGHGKHLLPVQVLALNAGLLEGENLLVVSATASGKTLIGELAGLPNVLNGKKFMFLTPLVALANQKYRDFKKKYTKLGLKVAIRVGMSRIKAKEELSLVDNKVIDADIIVGTYEGLDFLLRSGKAAELGELGTVVVDEVHMLDDEERGSRLNGLIKRLKDLFPDLQIIGLSATVKNSDEIAEEFGMKLVKYDKRPVPLERHLIFARSEYDKEDMMARLSRQEYKNISNKGFHGQTIIFTNSRRKTHSIADYLAKRGINAAAYHAGLSYLKKSRIEKDFIKQKMSTVVTTAALAAGVDFPASQVIFETLTMGNKWLTPNEFSQMLGRAGRPSYHDMGKVYLIPEIGRTFDDQAEDMRAVELLESDVESINVHYSEDDVVEQFLADICAGRVRNIDGLKDAYEKEDIPLNFDEAYNIVLDQGLVTERNDSILPTKYGRAVSVSFLNYHDANYIKKKIRSKKKLQPLDVAVSLDPFENAYLSNRIGQKLSKALKINMSVRLFADSTLDILSSGDAISKLEPNLRDLLINLQIEFLSCRCKDRPFCGCPQEELSRKILKYRMMKRDPVDISKKLLRDYGMHVYAGDIFSWLDSIIRTLEAVRRIAGAFDKPNVVGECSRLIKAIESG, from the coding sequence ATGATAATTTTAAGAAAAAATAAAAAGATTCTGGAGTTATTTCCAATAGGCAGTTCCAAGGGTGCTGTTAATACACGGAGAAAACCACTTTTCTACGGATACCTGAAGCTGGGAAAAGATGGAGATCAGGTACGGCCTTATAAATTTATAGTGAAAAAGGACCCTGATAAGGAGATATTATTTCCTCCAAGTGAAGCCATTAAGATTTTAAGAAAACAGAACGTTTATCTCATCGGAAAAGATGAAGAAACAGAGGAAATGCTTAACTCCTTAAACATACCCTTTAAAAGAACCATAATGTGTAGACACTGTACATTTGAGGGTTACATAACTCTAATAAGGCGTGATTCATCATACCTTTATCATAAAGAATATATCTGCAGGTTGTGTGCAGAGGAAGAAATAAAGAGGGAGTTAAAATCAAGGGGCTTTGATATGAGCACCTTCCGAAACTTCAAAAGGATGCTGGATAAGACCGGAGACCTTAAAAAAGTTTTAAGCGTCTTAAATCCGAATTTTAACCCTGTAAAAAATCCAGATCTCACGTTGTACGATAAAATAATCACAGGGAAAGATTCTGACATTCCAAAGGTGAGTATGGATGAACTTAAAATCCCAGATAAACTTAAAGGTGTAATGAAAGGTCATGGAAAGCATTTACTTCCAGTACAGGTTCTTGCTTTAAATGCTGGGCTTCTTGAAGGTGAAAACCTTCTTGTTGTATCTGCAACTGCCAGCGGTAAAACATTGATAGGAGAACTTGCAGGACTGCCCAATGTTTTAAATGGAAAGAAGTTCATGTTCTTAACCCCACTTGTAGCCCTTGCAAACCAGAAGTACAGGGATTTCAAGAAAAAATACACAAAACTTGGACTTAAAGTTGCAATACGTGTGGGAATGAGTAGAATAAAGGCAAAAGAAGAACTTTCACTTGTGGATAATAAAGTAATTGATGCCGACATAATTGTGGGAACCTATGAAGGTTTGGACTTCCTTTTAAGATCTGGAAAGGCTGCAGAACTCGGAGAACTCGGCACTGTGGTAGTTGATGAAGTGCATATGCTGGATGATGAGGAAAGGGGTTCCAGGCTCAACGGACTTATAAAACGGTTGAAGGATTTGTTTCCAGATCTGCAGATCATTGGTCTATCTGCAACAGTTAAAAACTCCGATGAGATCGCAGAGGAGTTTGGAATGAAACTTGTTAAGTATGACAAACGTCCAGTTCCCCTGGAAAGGCATCTGATATTTGCAAGGTCTGAATACGATAAGGAAGATATGATGGCACGTTTATCCCGCCAAGAATATAAAAATATTTCCAATAAGGGATTTCATGGCCAGACAATCATATTCACCAATTCAAGGAGGAAAACTCACTCAATTGCAGATTATCTGGCAAAAAGAGGTATTAATGCAGCAGCTTACCACGCAGGACTTTCTTATCTAAAAAAAAGCAGGATAGAAAAGGATTTTATAAAGCAGAAAATGTCAACTGTGGTTACAACTGCTGCACTGGCTGCAGGTGTGGATTTCCCAGCATCCCAGGTTATCTTTGAGACTCTTACCATGGGAAATAAATGGCTCACACCCAATGAATTTTCACAGATGTTAGGAAGGGCTGGAAGACCTTCATATCATGATATGGGGAAAGTATATCTCATACCTGAAATTGGAAGAACATTTGATGACCAGGCAGAAGATATGCGTGCTGTGGAACTATTGGAAAGTGATGTGGAATCAATAAATGTGCATTACTCAGAAGATGATGTTGTGGAACAGTTTTTAGCAGATATATGTGCTGGAAGGGTTCGTAACATTGATGGTCTTAAAGATGCGTATGAAAAAGAGGATATACCTCTGAATTTTGATGAAGCTTACAACATAGTACTTGATCAGGGTTTGGTAACCGAAAGAAACGATAGTATATTACCTACAAAATATGGTAGGGCTGTTTCAGTCTCATTTTTGAATTATCATGATGCAAATTATATAAAAAAGAAAATAAGGAGCAAAAAAAAGTTGCAGCCACTTGATGTTGCAGTGTCCCTTGATCCATTTGAAAATGCATACTTATCCAATAGAATAGGTCAGAAACTCTCTAAAGCCCTTAAGATCAACATGTCTGTAAGGCTTTTTGCAGATTCAACCCTTGACATCCTTTCGTCTGGGGATGCGATCTCAAAACTGGAGCCAAACCTCAGAGATCTGCTCATAAACCTGCAGATCGAATTTTTATCGTGTAGATGTAAGGATAGACCGTTTTGTGGTTGTCCTCAAGAAGAACTTTCAAGGAAGATCTTGAAGTATCGTATGATGAAGCGTGACCCTGTTGATATAAGTAAAAAGCTCTTGAGGGACTATGGTATGCACGTCTATGCAGGAGACATATTCTCATGGTTGGATTCCATCATCAGGACACTTGAAGCCGTGCGCAGGATTGCTGGAGCTTTCGATAAACCTAACGTTGTTGGTGAATGTTCAAGGTTGATTAAGGCGATTGAGAGCGGATGA
- the arfB gene encoding 2-amino-5-formylamino-6-ribosylaminopyrimidin-4(3H)-one 5'-monophosphate deformylase: MVKLRYSSGNVLSPDVHSVGVLAVGSHRENHGAALPIDTDSKVAAYLALHASLKTGATFIGILYAATEYDYVKHGDHMPVDELVENELKPTLRSAKKSLSLEKVVLVNGHGGNVPIKGYIKDLEGDLNLKIIFNNSIVEIEGPHAGTGELSMGAVLGFLDESKLDEHCNFQKYPEVGMVGLNEAREAEEGIDKGARAVENEGVCVDRELGKKLLDEAVEDIVGNIKQLLNLK; this comes from the coding sequence ATGGTAAAACTTAGATACTCATCAGGAAATGTTCTCTCACCAGATGTTCACAGTGTAGGTGTGCTTGCAGTTGGATCGCACCGTGAGAACCATGGTGCTGCCCTGCCAATTGACACTGATTCAAAGGTCGCCGCATATCTTGCACTTCATGCATCATTAAAAACAGGGGCAACCTTCATTGGTATACTTTACGCTGCCACAGAATACGATTACGTGAAACATGGCGACCACATGCCTGTGGATGAACTCGTTGAAAATGAGTTAAAGCCAACATTGAGATCCGCAAAGAAATCTTTAAGTCTTGAGAAGGTGGTTCTGGTAAACGGCCACGGCGGTAACGTGCCGATCAAAGGCTATATTAAGGATCTAGAAGGGGATCTGAACCTTAAAATCATATTCAACAATAGTATCGTTGAGATAGAAGGTCCTCATGCGGGAACAGGCGAACTCTCAATGGGGGCCGTGCTAGGATTTTTAGATGAGTCCAAACTTGATGAACACTGCAACTTCCAGAAATATCCTGAAGTAGGTATGGTCGGTTTAAATGAGGCCCGTGAAGCTGAAGAAGGAATTGATAAGGGTGCCCGAGCTGTTGAAAATGAAGGAGTCTGCGTGGATCGGGAGTTAGGTAAGAAACTGCTTGATGAAGCTGTTGAGGACATTGTTGGAAATATTAAACAGCTGTTAAATTTAAAATGA
- a CDS encoding DUF1947 domain-containing protein has translation MKIRKRFYLKKKKLKEVKEKLGDYSKIITPKSKVELLETDMNDILLVDGNPDIMMIDDMPFPTLKGALQTEITSKYVVVDMGAVKFVIKGANIMSPGITEADPTITEGELVIIVDENHRKPLATGRSLISGPEMVENREGKAVESLHYIGDDIWNLEI, from the coding sequence TTGAAGATAAGGAAAAGATTTTATCTTAAAAAAAAGAAGTTAAAAGAAGTTAAAGAGAAACTCGGTGATTATTCAAAGATTATAACCCCAAAAAGCAAGGTTGAGTTGTTAGAAACAGACATGAACGACATCTTACTTGTAGATGGTAACCCTGATATAATGATGATCGATGATATGCCATTTCCAACGCTAAAAGGTGCACTTCAAACTGAAATAACATCCAAATATGTTGTTGTGGACATGGGAGCCGTTAAATTTGTTATAAAAGGTGCAAACATAATGTCCCCTGGCATAACCGAAGCAGACCCCACTATAACCGAAGGGGAGCTCGTCATAATTGTGGATGAAAACCACAGAAAACCACTTGCAACAGGTAGAAGTTTGATTTCAGGACCTGAAATGGTTGAAAACCGTGAAGGAAAAGCTGTGGAAAGCTTGCATTACATTGGTGATGACATATGGAATCTTGAAATCTGA
- a CDS encoding LSm family protein has product MNAQKNLNTSRPLDVLGKSLNSQVLIKLKGGREFRGVLNSFDMHMNLVLNDAEELESGESSRRLGVVLIRGDNIVYISPE; this is encoded by the coding sequence GTGAATGCACAGAAGAATTTGAATACATCAAGACCACTTGATGTGTTAGGTAAATCATTAAACTCCCAAGTACTCATAAAACTCAAAGGTGGAAGAGAGTTTAGAGGAGTTCTTAACAGTTTTGACATGCATATGAACTTGGTATTGAACGACGCTGAAGAATTAGAGAGCGGAGAATCATCTAGAAGGTTAGGAGTTGTCCTCATAAGAGGGGATAACATAGTATATATATCTCCAGAATAA
- a CDS encoding 50S ribosomal protein L37e: protein MKGTPSFGKRNKKTHIRCRRCGKNSYHARKKYCAACGFGRSKRIRSYNWQNKKITGYRLK from the coding sequence ATGAAAGGAACACCATCGTTTGGTAAGCGTAATAAAAAAACCCATATCCGATGCAGGCGTTGTGGTAAAAACTCTTACCATGCACGTAAAAAATACTGCGCAGCATGTGGGTTCGGAAGGTCCAAACGGATACGAAGTTACAACTGGCAGAATAAAAAAATTACAGGCTACAGGTTGAAATAA